The following are encoded in a window of Streptomyces griseiscabiei genomic DNA:
- the asnB gene encoding asparagine synthase (glutamine-hydrolyzing) yields MCGIVGWIAFQRDLEKERPTLDAMTATMACRGPDAGGTWVSRHAALGHRRLSVIDLEGGVQPMTVDTPEGPVVLTYSGEAYNFRELRDELRRRGHAFRTSSDTEVVLRGYLEWSEEVADRLLGMFALGIWDGRKDRLILLRDQLGIKPLHVYETEDGVLFGSEAKAVLAHPAVEAVVDADGFREMMGYVKEPGRTPWRGIREVRPGTMLIVDRGGVRERVYWRLEVEEHRDDTETTVRRVRELLEDSVERQLVADVPLCLLLSGGLDSSALTALAARKLGEEGRRARTFTVDFEDADGFRGDEFRTSPDAPFAREVVDHVGTLHTDIRLDHQQLADPEVRRAVIAAQDLPFGFGEGDNSLYLLFKAIREHSTVALSGESADETFGGYPWFHVPAVQQTAMFPWLTAAQPARTYDRELTLDTLDLPGFWAQRWSDTVARVPVLPGEDAHERRMREFCYVHVTNWLGTLLARKDRISMAVGLEVRVPICDHRLVSYVFNTPWSMKTFDGREKSLLRAAVRDTMPASVADRVKASYPLTQELGYLAEVQRQAGQLLADDHRAVEFFDRETLTGAVHGKPETMTRDGRDAIERVLDLAVWFDLYRPTVKLS; encoded by the coding sequence ATGTGTGGGATCGTCGGCTGGATCGCCTTCCAGCGTGACCTGGAGAAGGAACGCCCCACCCTGGACGCGATGACCGCGACCATGGCCTGTCGCGGCCCGGACGCCGGGGGCACCTGGGTCTCCCGGCACGCCGCCCTGGGGCACCGCAGGCTGTCGGTCATCGATCTGGAGGGCGGTGTCCAGCCCATGACGGTGGACACCCCCGAGGGCCCGGTGGTGCTGACGTACAGCGGTGAGGCGTACAACTTCCGGGAGCTGCGCGACGAACTGCGGCGCCGGGGCCACGCGTTCCGCACCTCCAGTGACACCGAGGTCGTCCTGCGCGGCTATCTGGAGTGGAGCGAGGAGGTCGCCGACCGTCTCCTCGGCATGTTCGCGCTGGGCATCTGGGACGGCCGGAAGGACCGGCTGATCCTGCTGCGCGACCAGTTGGGCATCAAGCCGCTGCACGTGTACGAGACCGAGGACGGCGTGCTGTTCGGCTCGGAGGCCAAGGCGGTCCTCGCCCATCCCGCCGTGGAGGCCGTGGTGGACGCGGACGGCTTCCGGGAAATGATGGGCTACGTCAAGGAACCGGGCCGGACGCCGTGGCGCGGCATACGGGAGGTCCGGCCGGGCACGATGCTGATCGTCGACCGGGGCGGGGTGCGCGAGCGGGTCTACTGGCGGCTGGAGGTGGAGGAGCACCGCGACGACACGGAGACGACCGTACGACGGGTCCGTGAGCTGCTGGAGGACAGCGTCGAACGGCAGCTGGTCGCGGACGTGCCGCTGTGTCTGCTGCTGTCCGGGGGTCTGGACTCCAGCGCCCTGACGGCCCTGGCCGCCCGGAAGCTGGGCGAGGAGGGCAGGCGGGCCAGGACGTTCACGGTCGACTTCGAGGACGCGGACGGCTTCCGCGGGGACGAGTTCCGTACCTCGCCGGACGCCCCGTTCGCCCGCGAGGTCGTGGACCATGTCGGCACGCTGCACACCGACATCCGGCTGGACCACCAGCAGCTGGCCGACCCCGAGGTGCGCCGGGCCGTGATCGCGGCCCAGGATCTGCCGTTCGGCTTCGGCGAGGGCGACAACTCCCTGTATCTGCTGTTCAAGGCGATCCGCGAGCACTCGACGGTGGCCCTGTCCGGTGAGTCCGCCGACGAGACGTTCGGCGGCTACCCGTGGTTCCACGTCCCCGCCGTGCAGCAGACCGCGATGTTCCCCTGGCTGACGGCTGCCCAGCCCGCCAGGACGTACGACCGTGAGCTGACGCTCGACACCCTGGACCTGCCCGGCTTCTGGGCGCAGCGCTGGTCCGACACGGTCGCCCGGGTGCCGGTCCTGCCGGGCGAGGACGCGCACGAGCGCCGGATGCGCGAGTTCTGCTATGTCCATGTGACCAACTGGCTCGGCACGCTGCTGGCCCGCAAGGACCGGATCAGCATGGCGGTCGGGCTGGAAGTGCGGGTGCCCATCTGCGACCACCGGCTGGTGAGTTACGTCTTCAACACTCCGTGGTCGATGAAGACCTTCGACGGCCGGGAGAAGAGCCTGCTGCGGGCCGCCGTGCGCGACACGATGCCGGCCTCGGTGGCGGACCGGGTCAAGGCGAGCTACCCGCTGACCCAGGAGCTGGGCTACCTCGCGGAGGTGCAGCGGCAGGCCGGTCAGCTGCTGGCGGACGACCACCGCGCGGTGGAGTTCTTCGACCGGGAGACCCTCACCGGGGCCGTGCACGGGAAGCCGGAGACCATGACGCGGGACGGGCGCGACGCCATCGAGCGCGTCCTCGACCTGGCCGTCTGGTTCGACCTCTACCGCCCGACGGTCAAGCTGTCCTGA
- a CDS encoding type I polyketide synthase, which produces MTRETHDTPGTRTERLTEALRRSVKENKHLQERNRRLVEARHEPIAVVGMGCRFPGGVRSPEDFWRLLVEGRDAITPFPSDRGWDLDSLCDPDPDRPGGTYGRGGGFLRDADRFDAGFFGISPREALAMDPQQRLLLETSWETVERAGLDPTSLRGSRTGVFVGAAQLGYGTGTGAASEGTEGHVLTGTTTSVASGRLAYTLGLEGPAITVDTACSASLVALHLAARSLRDGECELALVGGASVMATPFLFVEFGRQRGLAPDGRVKAFAASADGTNWGEGVGVLLVERLSDARRNGHRVLAVLRGSAVNQDGASNGLTAPSGPAQQRVIRAALADARLTPADVDAVEAHGTGTTLGDPIEAQALLATYGRERAEPLWLGSAKSNIGHTSHAAGVAGVIKTVLAMRHGVLPATLHVDEPTPHVDWSSGSVRLLSERREWPATGRPRRAAVSSFGISGTNAHVVLEQAEAYGDGGDGGDGGDGHGHSDGGAYTAGEDGGRRTTGGEATGAAVPALVPWQLSAAGPRALAAQAERLRDAVLAHPDLDPALLALPLAVERASLTHRAVIIGTGRDELLAGLDALRGAGPAQPGRVVTGMAARGTGPAFLFTGQGAQRAAMGRELYASQPVFAESLDRICALFAERADLRLREVLLADEGSEAAALLDRTRWTQAALFAVEVSLYRLVESWGLRPGHLLGHSVGELAAAHVAGVFSLEDAVVAVGARGRLMEELPAGGLMAAVRATEDEVAELLAGRTDLAGIAAVNGPDSVVVSGDEDVVRAVAGALRARGRRTRELAVSHAFHSPRMDGMLDAFRTVLSSLTPRDPEIPVVSNVTGRPVTAAEIRSPDHWVRHVRQAVRFHDGVRTLLGLGVRTFLELGPDGVLSAMARESAAAVLPEEERSAVLALPLLRRNRSEARTVLTAVAEAHVRGVTVDWRAQLKAAGAPTDTGAGADAGAGAGAGRRLPLELPTYAFQGERYWLSAGPAAPVEPGDLGLDPAGHPLLGALLAPADGGGPALTGRLSSRAQGWLADHVVLGSTVVPGTAYLELALHAGRLTGCGTVEELVQESPLVLGEGEAVHLRLTVGPDDGEGRRPFTVASRPASAPTTPAAPMESGAAAPPWTRHAEGVLSEAGAEARTESDPIGAWPPAGAEPVDLTGFYDAVALDGFAYGPSFRGLRALWRSGQDLFGEVELPEPFRAEAARYGVHPALLDAALHAALVGATGEQVRLPFAWQGVRLHRARAVALRVRLSPVGDHALAVLVTDTDGAPVASVEALRTRPVSAGQLRAASRQRRTDRLFHVAWQPPASSGTGTVRDVVAVGGGTLPVGLADETYADVAALGAALAAGRPVPGAVVWDCAAPVPADTDVPAAARAVERAVRSVLVAWAADARLAGTRLFVVTRDAVAVDAGDAVRGLRQSVVWGLTRAAQAEHPDRFVLLDVDGASAGDTAAWRTALDRTEPHLALRRGTLTAPRLVRTPAPPSAGPAPAQGFGPDGTVLVTGGTGALGGLVARRLVTDHGVRRLVLLSRGGERSAGARELAEALGALGAEVTVEACDAADRDALAAVLDRIPAAHPLTAVIHAAGVVDDGVLDAATPEAVDAVLRPKVDAAWWLHELTRDRDLAAFVLFSSATATLGAAGQSSYAAANSFLDALAEHRAALGLPAVSLAWGAWDAGMAARLDESAVRRMRRSGVLPLSAEDGLALFDTALTAHREGHRTLLPVRLDTTALGRAGGPVPALLRELVRRPATVAGAETSARDEVSGELRRLVGADDRERRRILLDLVRRTVAEVLGHTDSSAVAPGRPFSDLGLDSLTAVELRNRLGAVTGLRLPATLVFDHPTAQELARYVDGALPRDDVPSAEPLLAELDRLERALAAVAADHPDRARIAARLGAVVADWVPRPAAHTEAPPDTGALHLDSAGDDEVFDFITNELGIS; this is translated from the coding sequence GTGACGCGGGAAACGCACGACACGCCGGGCACACGGACCGAGCGGCTGACCGAGGCGCTGCGCCGTTCCGTGAAGGAGAACAAGCACCTCCAGGAGCGGAACCGACGGTTGGTGGAGGCCCGTCACGAGCCGATCGCGGTCGTCGGCATGGGCTGCCGGTTCCCGGGCGGGGTGCGCTCGCCCGAGGACTTCTGGCGGTTGCTCGTCGAGGGACGGGACGCGATCACCCCGTTCCCGTCGGACCGCGGCTGGGACCTGGACTCGCTGTGCGACCCGGACCCCGACCGGCCGGGCGGCACCTACGGGCGCGGTGGCGGGTTCCTGCGGGACGCGGACCGGTTCGACGCCGGATTCTTCGGGATCAGCCCACGTGAAGCCCTCGCCATGGACCCGCAGCAGCGGCTGCTCCTGGAGACCTCCTGGGAGACCGTCGAACGCGCCGGTCTCGACCCGACGTCGCTGCGCGGCAGCCGCACGGGGGTGTTCGTGGGAGCGGCGCAGCTCGGCTACGGCACCGGGACGGGAGCCGCGTCCGAGGGCACCGAGGGCCATGTGCTGACCGGCACCACGACCAGCGTCGCCTCCGGCAGGCTGGCGTACACGCTCGGGCTGGAGGGGCCGGCGATCACCGTCGACACGGCGTGCTCGGCGTCCCTGGTGGCCCTGCATCTGGCGGCGCGGTCGCTGCGGGACGGCGAATGCGAACTGGCGCTGGTCGGCGGGGCGTCGGTGATGGCGACACCCTTCCTGTTCGTGGAGTTCGGCAGGCAGCGCGGGCTCGCGCCCGACGGACGCGTCAAGGCGTTCGCCGCCTCCGCCGACGGCACCAACTGGGGCGAGGGCGTCGGCGTCCTGCTGGTGGAGCGGCTGTCGGACGCGCGCCGCAACGGACACCGGGTACTGGCCGTGCTGCGGGGCTCCGCCGTCAACCAGGACGGTGCCTCCAACGGCCTCACCGCGCCCAGCGGCCCCGCCCAGCAACGGGTGATCCGGGCGGCCCTCGCCGACGCGCGTCTCACCCCGGCCGACGTGGACGCGGTGGAGGCGCACGGCACCGGCACCACGCTCGGCGACCCGATCGAGGCGCAGGCGCTGCTCGCCACGTACGGCCGGGAGCGGGCGGAGCCGCTGTGGCTGGGCTCGGCGAAGTCCAACATCGGGCACACCTCGCACGCGGCCGGTGTCGCCGGAGTGATCAAGACGGTGCTGGCGATGCGGCACGGTGTGCTGCCCGCGACCCTGCACGTGGACGAGCCGACCCCGCATGTCGACTGGTCGAGCGGGTCCGTACGGCTGCTGTCCGAGCGGCGGGAGTGGCCGGCGACCGGCCGACCCCGGCGCGCGGCGGTGTCGTCCTTCGGCATCAGCGGAACCAACGCACACGTGGTCCTGGAGCAGGCCGAAGCGTACGGAGACGGCGGAGACGGCGGAGACGGCGGAGACGGCCATGGACACAGCGACGGCGGGGCGTACACCGCCGGTGAGGACGGCGGGCGGCGCACGACCGGCGGCGAGGCGACCGGGGCGGCCGTCCCGGCGCTCGTGCCCTGGCAGTTGTCCGCCGCCGGTCCGCGGGCCCTGGCCGCCCAGGCCGAGCGGCTGCGCGACGCGGTCCTCGCCCACCCGGACCTCGACCCGGCCCTGCTCGCCCTGCCCCTGGCGGTCGAGCGGGCGAGTCTCACCCACCGGGCCGTGATCATCGGAACCGGCCGCGACGAGCTGCTCGCGGGCCTGGACGCGCTGCGGGGGGCCGGTCCTGCCCAGCCCGGCCGGGTCGTGACCGGCATGGCTGCGCGGGGCACCGGTCCGGCGTTCCTGTTCACCGGCCAGGGTGCCCAACGGGCCGCCATGGGGCGTGAGTTGTACGCGTCCCAGCCGGTGTTCGCCGAGTCGCTGGACCGGATCTGCGCACTGTTCGCCGAGCGGGCGGATCTGCGGCTGCGCGAGGTGCTCCTCGCCGACGAGGGGTCGGAGGCGGCGGCGCTGCTGGACCGCACGCGGTGGACGCAGGCCGCGCTGTTCGCCGTCGAGGTGAGCCTGTACCGGCTGGTCGAGTCCTGGGGACTGCGTCCCGGTCACCTCCTCGGCCACTCCGTCGGCGAACTGGCCGCCGCGCATGTCGCGGGTGTCTTCTCCCTGGAGGACGCGGTCGTCGCGGTGGGGGCACGCGGGCGGCTCATGGAGGAGCTGCCGGCCGGCGGGCTGATGGCGGCGGTGCGGGCCACCGAGGACGAGGTCGCCGAACTGCTCGCGGGCCGCACCGACCTGGCCGGTATCGCCGCCGTCAACGGCCCGGACTCCGTGGTCGTGTCGGGCGACGAGGACGTGGTGCGCGCGGTGGCCGGGGCGCTGCGGGCCCGGGGACGGCGGACCAGGGAGCTGGCCGTCAGCCACGCCTTCCACTCACCGCGCATGGACGGCATGCTGGACGCCTTCCGCACGGTCCTGTCGTCGCTGACCCCGCGCGACCCGGAGATCCCCGTCGTCTCCAACGTCACCGGCCGCCCGGTGACCGCGGCGGAGATCCGCTCCCCCGACCACTGGGTCCGGCACGTCCGGCAGGCGGTGCGTTTCCACGACGGCGTACGCACGCTGCTGGGCCTCGGGGTGCGCACGTTCCTGGAGCTGGGGCCGGACGGGGTGCTCTCCGCGATGGCCCGCGAGAGCGCCGCCGCCGTGCTGCCCGAGGAGGAGCGCTCCGCCGTCCTCGCCCTGCCGCTGCTGCGCCGCAACCGATCCGAGGCCCGTACGGTCCTCACCGCCGTGGCCGAGGCGCACGTCCGGGGCGTCACCGTGGACTGGCGGGCACAGCTCAAGGCCGCCGGTGCCCCCACCGATACCGGTGCGGGTGCCGATGCCGGTGCCGGTGCGGGTGCGGGACGGCGGCTGCCGCTGGAGCTGCCGACGTACGCCTTCCAGGGCGAGCGCTACTGGCTGTCCGCCGGTCCGGCCGCCCCGGTCGAGCCGGGTGATCTGGGGCTGGACCCGGCCGGGCATCCGCTGCTCGGTGCCCTGCTCGCCCCGGCGGACGGCGGCGGGCCGGCCCTCACCGGCCGGCTGTCGTCCCGGGCTCAGGGCTGGCTCGCCGACCACGTGGTGCTGGGCTCGACCGTGGTCCCGGGCACGGCCTATCTCGAACTGGCCCTGCACGCGGGCAGGTTGACAGGGTGCGGCACGGTGGAGGAGCTGGTCCAGGAGAGCCCGCTGGTCCTCGGCGAGGGCGAGGCCGTGCACCTCCGGCTCACCGTGGGACCGGACGACGGCGAGGGGCGGCGGCCGTTCACCGTGGCCTCCCGGCCCGCCTCCGCACCCACCACGCCCGCCGCGCCCATGGAGAGTGGGGCCGCCGCGCCGCCCTGGACGCGGCATGCCGAAGGGGTGCTGTCGGAAGCCGGCGCCGAGGCCCGCACCGAGAGCGATCCGATCGGCGCGTGGCCGCCCGCCGGCGCCGAGCCGGTGGACCTCACCGGCTTCTACGACGCGGTCGCCCTCGACGGCTTCGCGTACGGACCGTCCTTCCGGGGGCTGCGCGCCCTGTGGCGTTCGGGCCAGGACCTGTTCGGCGAGGTGGAGCTGCCGGAACCCTTCCGGGCGGAGGCGGCCCGGTACGGCGTCCATCCCGCGCTGCTGGACGCCGCCCTGCACGCGGCCCTGGTCGGCGCCACCGGTGAACAGGTGCGGCTGCCGTTCGCCTGGCAGGGCGTACGGCTGCACCGCGCCCGCGCCGTCGCGTTGCGGGTGCGGCTGTCGCCGGTCGGCGACCACGCGCTGGCGGTGCTGGTGACGGACACGGACGGGGCGCCGGTGGCGTCGGTGGAGGCGCTGCGGACCCGGCCGGTCTCCGCCGGACAGCTGCGGGCCGCCTCCCGGCAGCGGCGGACGGACCGTCTGTTCCACGTCGCGTGGCAGCCGCCGGCCTCCTCCGGAACCGGGACCGTGCGGGACGTCGTCGCCGTGGGCGGCGGCACGCTGCCGGTCGGCCTGGCCGACGAGACGTACGCCGACGTGGCGGCGCTGGGGGCGGCCCTCGCGGCGGGTCGGCCGGTGCCCGGCGCGGTGGTGTGGGACTGCGCGGCACCGGTACCCGCCGACACGGACGTCCCGGCCGCCGCCCGGGCCGTCGAGCGTGCGGTGCGGTCCGTGCTCGTGGCCTGGGCGGCGGACGCGCGACTCGCCGGGACACGGTTGTTCGTGGTCACGCGGGACGCGGTCGCCGTCGACGCCGGTGACGCCGTACGGGGATTGCGGCAGTCGGTGGTGTGGGGGCTCACCCGGGCCGCCCAGGCCGAGCACCCCGACCGGTTCGTCCTGCTGGACGTGGACGGGGCGTCGGCGGGAGACACCGCCGCCTGGCGCACGGCGCTCGACCGCACCGAGCCACACCTCGCCCTGCGCAGGGGCACGTTGACGGCACCCCGGCTCGTGCGCACCCCGGCGCCGCCCTCCGCCGGTCCGGCACCGGCCCAGGGGTTCGGCCCCGACGGGACGGTCCTCGTCACCGGCGGTACGGGCGCGCTCGGCGGCCTCGTCGCCCGCCGTCTCGTGACGGACCACGGGGTGCGCAGGCTGGTGCTGCTGAGCCGTGGCGGGGAGCGGTCCGCCGGGGCCCGGGAGCTGGCCGAGGCGCTGGGCGCGCTCGGCGCGGAGGTGACCGTGGAGGCGTGCGACGCGGCCGACCGCGACGCGCTGGCGGCCGTACTGGACCGGATTCCCGCCGCGCACCCGCTCACGGCCGTGATCCACGCGGCCGGGGTCGTGGACGACGGGGTCCTCGACGCGGCGACCCCCGAAGCGGTGGACGCCGTACTGCGTCCGAAGGTCGACGCGGCCTGGTGGCTGCACGAGCTGACCCGGGACAGGGACCTGGCCGCCTTCGTCCTGTTCTCCTCGGCCACGGCCACGCTCGGCGCGGCGGGCCAGAGTTCCTACGCGGCGGCCAACTCCTTCCTCGACGCCCTCGCGGAGCACCGCGCGGCGCTGGGACTGCCCGCGGTCTCGCTGGCCTGGGGCGCGTGGGACGCGGGCATGGCGGCACGGCTGGACGAGTCGGCGGTACGGCGCATGCGGCGCTCCGGAGTCCTCCCCCTGTCCGCCGAGGACGGACTCGCCCTGTTCGACACCGCGCTGACGGCCCATCGGGAGGGACACCGCACGCTGCTCCCGGTGCGTCTCGACACGACCGCGCTCGGGCGCGCGGGCGGACCCGTTCCCGCGCTGCTGCGCGAGCTGGTGCGCCGGCCGGCCACGGTGGCGGGGGCGGAGACGTCGGCGCGGGACGAGGTCTCCGGCGAACTGCGGCGGCTCGTCGGGGCCGACGACCGGGAGCGGCGGCGGATCCTCCTCGACCTGGTGCGCCGGACGGTCGCCGAGGTGCTCGGGCACACCGACAGCTCCGCCGTCGCACCGGGGCGCCCCTTCAGCGACCTGGGCCTCGACTCGCTGACGGCCGTGGAGCTGCGCAACCGGCTGGGCGCCGTCACCGGGCTCCGGCTGCCCGCGACCCTCGTCTTCGACCATCCGACGGCACAGGAGCTCGCCCGGTACGTGGACGGCGCGCTGCCCCGGGACGACGTCCCGTCGGCCGAACCGCTGCTGGCCGAACTCGACCGGCTGGAGCGTGCGCTGGCCGCCGTCGCCGCCGATCACCCCGACCGGGCCCGGATCGCCGCCCGGCTGGGCGCGGTCGTCGCCGACTGGGTCCCGCGTCCGGCGGCGCACACGGAAGCACCTCCGGACACGGGGGCGTTGCACCTCGACTCGGCCGGCGACGACGAGGTCTTCGACTTCATCACCAACGAACTCGGGATCTCCTGA
- a CDS encoding SRPBCC family protein, translating to MPTRWYPVEAADDALLSSASLYMTRSVEIPYPAEETWAALTDDSGPAHWTKGVKRLTWTSPRPFGVGTTREVETLGGFVLRERFYRWDEGHRKTFTVVASTRNLFRHLVEDYVVEATPDGSRLTWQWAGELNRPWSYLKPVLKRLVLEPTARSHIDGLPAHMAAMAAGR from the coding sequence ATGCCCACCCGCTGGTACCCGGTCGAAGCGGCCGACGACGCGCTCCTCTCCTCCGCGTCCCTCTACATGACGCGTTCCGTCGAGATCCCCTACCCGGCCGAGGAGACCTGGGCGGCGCTGACCGACGACAGCGGTCCGGCGCACTGGACGAAGGGCGTGAAGCGGCTGACCTGGACCTCTCCCCGGCCGTTCGGGGTCGGCACGACCCGGGAGGTGGAGACGCTCGGCGGCTTCGTGCTGCGGGAGCGCTTCTACCGCTGGGACGAGGGGCACCGCAAGACGTTCACCGTGGTCGCGAGCACCCGGAACCTGTTCCGGCATCTCGTGGAGGACTACGTCGTCGAGGCCACGCCCGACGGCTCCCGGCTCACCTGGCAGTGGGCCGGTGAGCTGAACCGCCCCTGGTCGTACCTGAAACCCGTGCTGAAGCGGCTCGTCCTGGAGCCGACCGCCCGCTCGCACATCGACGGTCTGCCCGCCCACATGGCGGCCATGGCCGCCGGCCGCTGA
- a CDS encoding phthiocerol/phthiodiolone dimycocerosyl transferase family protein has translation MENIYVAQRSRALLSCALHGPVDPAVLAAAFDAVTAEQPLLLTRIVPDGDGDGDGHALELLPEAERPRLRVRTGGEEVYAEELNTPLTVGGPLTRAVLVTDPGEERHTLYLSIDHVIADGHSAVALLNTIWDRYRERMGGTPAPLPPVAGFPDPVSTLLPPSDAADTEKHLEQRVEQIGRHPAELVPYDVKPAPAASGEPHGATPGEPHRIEVRRLLLDTGQTARLRERARAEGVSVHSLISAAVLLAARRRLDGDAGPRPLGCLSPVDLRSRLSPPVPATVIVAAVTMHLQILPVGQESDVLELAREVGDGLRDFLDRGAHFQETRIMPSTRTHPTLHLGTVIVTNMGPVPGPRLPEGTRVTDVRLAPARENYFPQAGRSPVMACVATFDGRLGIELPHHTACFSRPFMRELAGEVRTTLLALAKSDEEPHPATAV, from the coding sequence GTGGAAAACATCTACGTCGCCCAGCGAAGCCGGGCGCTCCTCTCCTGCGCTCTGCACGGTCCCGTCGACCCCGCGGTCCTGGCCGCGGCGTTCGACGCCGTCACCGCGGAGCAGCCGCTGCTCCTGACCCGCATCGTCCCGGACGGCGACGGAGACGGAGACGGCCACGCCCTCGAACTCCTCCCGGAGGCCGAGCGGCCCCGGCTGCGGGTGCGCACCGGGGGCGAGGAGGTGTACGCGGAGGAGCTCAACACCCCGCTCACGGTGGGCGGACCGCTGACCCGGGCGGTCCTCGTGACCGACCCCGGCGAGGAGCGCCACACCCTGTATCTGAGCATCGACCACGTCATCGCCGACGGACACAGCGCGGTCGCCCTGCTCAACACCATCTGGGACCGCTACCGGGAGCGCATGGGTGGCACCCCGGCCCCGCTCCCGCCCGTGGCCGGGTTCCCCGACCCCGTCAGCACGCTGCTGCCCCCCTCGGACGCGGCGGACACCGAGAAGCACCTGGAGCAGCGGGTGGAGCAGATCGGCCGCCACCCGGCCGAACTCGTCCCGTACGACGTGAAGCCGGCGCCCGCCGCGTCCGGCGAACCCCACGGCGCCACGCCCGGTGAACCCCACCGCATCGAGGTCCGGCGGCTGCTGCTCGACACCGGACAGACCGCGCGGCTGCGCGAACGGGCCCGCGCGGAAGGCGTGTCCGTGCACAGTCTGATCAGTGCCGCCGTGCTGCTCGCGGCCCGCCGGCGCCTGGACGGCGACGCCGGCCCGCGTCCGCTGGGCTGTCTGTCCCCGGTCGATCTGCGCTCGCGTCTGTCCCCGCCGGTGCCCGCCACCGTCATCGTCGCCGCGGTCACCATGCATCTGCAGATCCTGCCCGTCGGGCAGGAGAGCGACGTACTGGAGCTGGCGCGTGAGGTCGGCGACGGCCTGCGGGACTTCCTCGACCGCGGCGCCCACTTCCAGGAGACGCGGATCATGCCGTCGACCCGGACGCATCCGACCCTCCACCTCGGCACGGTCATCGTCACCAACATGGGCCCCGTGCCCGGTCCGCGCCTTCCCGAGGGCACGCGCGTCACCGACGTACGGCTCGCGCCCGCCCGCGAGAACTACTTCCCGCAGGCCGGCCGGAGCCCGGTCATGGCCTGCGTCGCGACGTTCGACGGCCGCCTCGGCATCGAACTCCCGCACCACACCGCCTGCTTCAGCCGGCCGTTCATGCGCGAGCTGGCCGGCGAGGTCCGCACGACACTGCTGGCACTCGCCAAGTCCGACGAGGAGCCGCACCCGGCCACCGCCGTCTGA